A stretch of Electrophorus electricus isolate fEleEle1 chromosome 3, fEleEle1.pri, whole genome shotgun sequence DNA encodes these proteins:
- the slc22a2 gene encoding solute carrier family 22 member 2 isoform X1, producing the protein MATFDDILEEAGSFGKFQKRIFGLLCLVSIPFPGIYVGIVFQGFTPDHWCHDPGVKPLQERCDWTPRELRMVTVPLLNTSTGTVHSQCEKYEVDWNATALTCDDLGDNQHTVLPITVCKDGWEYDYEGRESFVTEFDLVCTDAWLADMFQATLSVGFLIGSIATGYLADRFGRKMSFLMSCLLNGITGILVAISPNYIALLVFRTLYGFGVKGGWMVAYVLITEVVGVEYRRTAGVVFQMFFSLGILLLPLVAYLISSWRWLQVAITVPYFFFLSYFWFVPESPRWLLSQRNSSRAVEITKAIAKENKKTLSKNIETLKDDSESIAASFMDLIRTPNIRKHTLILSFNWFTSAVVYQGLVMRLGILGGNVYVDFLISGIVEFPAAILILCTIDRIGRRLPFATANIVSGAACLIAAFIPESMFSTGVKAFLLKIFHADMFWFKTAVACIGRLGITLAFEMVVFVNTELYPTFIRNLGVSVCSTLCDVGGIVAPFLLYRLAVIWLELPLIIFGALAFVAGALVLLLPETRGVPLPETIDDIEHPNRNKEDTVKSHQMETLLHSDVATNKESVTV; encoded by the exons ATGGCCACTTTTGACGACATCCTAGAAGAAGCCGGCAGCTTTGGCAAGTTCCAGAAGCGGATCTTCGGCCTGCTGTGTCTGGTGTCTATCCCCTTCCCTGGCATCTACGTAGGTATTGTGTTCCAGGGCTTCACCCCGGACCACTGGTGCCATGATCCAGGGGTGAAGCCGCTTCAGGAGCGCTGTGATTGGACCCCACGGGAGCTGCGCATGGTCACCGTGCCCTTACTCAACACCTCTACTGGCACCGTTCACAGCCAGTGTGAGAAGTATGAAGTGGACTGGAATGCCACTGCCCTCACCTGTGATGACCTGGGTGACAACCAGCATACCGTACTGCCCATAACTGTCTGCAAGGATGGCTGGGAGTACGACTATGAAGGCAGGGAGTCCTTTGTCACAGAG TTTGACCTGGTGTGCACAGATGCCTGGTTGGCAGATATGTTCCAAGCCACACTTAGTGTTGGCTTCTTAATTGGCAGTATTGCGACCGGATACCTAGCTGATAG GTTTGGTAGAAAAATGAGTTTCCTGATGTCCTGCCTTCTAAATGGAATTACAGGAATTCTAGTGGCGATATCCCCTAACTACATTGCCCTGCTGGTTTTCAGAACCCTATACGGCTTTGGGGTTAAGGGAGGTTGGATGGTAGCATATGTATTGA TCACAGAGGTGGTAGGCGTGGAGTACAGACGGACAGCGGGGGTGGTCTTTCAGATGTTCTTCAGTTTAGGCATCCTCCTACTGCCTCTCGTTGCTTACCTGATATCCAGCTGGCGCTGGCTGCAGGTGGCCATCACAGTGCCCTACTTCTTCTTTCTGTCATACTTCTG GTTTGTCCCCGAGTCGCCAAGGTGGCTTCTCTCCCAGAGAAATTCCAGCAGAGCTGTAGAGATAACTAAGGCAATAGCTAAAGAGAATAAGAAGACACTCTCCAAGAACATAGAG ACACTCAAAGATGATTCAGAATCCATTGCTGCCTCTTTCATGGACTTAATTAGGACTCCTAACATAAGAAAACATACACTCATCCTCAGTTTCAACTG GTTTACTAGTGCTGTGGTTTATCAGGGTCTGGTTATGCGTCTGGGAATCCTTGGAGGAAACGTCTACGTTGACTTCCTCATCTCCGGAATAGTGGAGTTCCCTGCTGCTATTCTCATCCTCTGCACCATTGACCGCATTGGGCGACGGCTCCCATTCGCAACGGCCAATATAGTGTCTGGAGCTGCATGTCTTATAGCAGCTTTCATTCCGGAGAGTATGTTTTCAACAGGAGTGAAAGCATTCCTTTTAAAG ATTTTCCATGCAGATATGTTCTGGTTCAAGACAGCAGTGGCTTGTATTGGTAGACTGGGTATCACTCTGGCCTTTGAAATGGTGGTGTTTGTAAACACTGAATTGTATCCCACCTTCATCAG GAATTTGGGTGTATCTGTATGCTCCACTCTGTGTGATGTTGGAGGAATTGTAGCTCCATTCCTGCTTTATAGGCTGGCTGTCATCTGGTTAGAGCTGCCACTCATCATTTTTG GAGCTCTGGCATTTGTTGCTGGGGCATTGGTGCTCCTGCTGCCTGAAACTAGAGGTGTACCTCTTCCCGAAACCATTGACGACATTGAACACCCGAACAG AAACAAAGAAGACACCGTGAAGAGTCATCAGATGGAGACTCTGTTGCACTCAGATGTGGCAACTAACAAAGAGAGTGTGACTGTCTGA
- the slc22a2 gene encoding solute carrier family 22 member 2 isoform X2, which yields MATFDDILEEAGSFGKFQKRIFGLLCLVSIPFPGIYVGIVFQGFTPDHWCHDPGVKPLQERCDWTPRELRMVTVPLLNTSTGTVHSQCEKYEVDWNATALTCDDLGDNQHTVLPITVCKDGWEYDYEGRESFVTEFDLVCTDAWLADMFQATLSVGFLIGSIATGYLADRFGRKMSFLMSCLLNGITGILVAISPNYIALLVFRTLYGFGVKGGWMVAYVLITEVVGVEYRRTAGVVFQMFFSLGILLLPLVAYLISSWRWLQVAITVPYFFFLSYFWFVPESPRWLLSQRNSSRAVEITKAIAKENKKTLSKNIETLKDDSESIAASFMDLIRTPNIRKHTLILSFNWFTSAVVYQGLVMRLGILGGNVYVDFLISGIVEFPAAILILCTIDRIGRRLPFATANIVSGAACLIAAFIPENMFWFKTAVACIGRLGITLAFEMVVFVNTELYPTFIRNLGVSVCSTLCDVGGIVAPFLLYRLAVIWLELPLIIFGALAFVAGALVLLLPETRGVPLPETIDDIEHPNRNKEDTVKSHQMETLLHSDVATNKESVTV from the exons ATGGCCACTTTTGACGACATCCTAGAAGAAGCCGGCAGCTTTGGCAAGTTCCAGAAGCGGATCTTCGGCCTGCTGTGTCTGGTGTCTATCCCCTTCCCTGGCATCTACGTAGGTATTGTGTTCCAGGGCTTCACCCCGGACCACTGGTGCCATGATCCAGGGGTGAAGCCGCTTCAGGAGCGCTGTGATTGGACCCCACGGGAGCTGCGCATGGTCACCGTGCCCTTACTCAACACCTCTACTGGCACCGTTCACAGCCAGTGTGAGAAGTATGAAGTGGACTGGAATGCCACTGCCCTCACCTGTGATGACCTGGGTGACAACCAGCATACCGTACTGCCCATAACTGTCTGCAAGGATGGCTGGGAGTACGACTATGAAGGCAGGGAGTCCTTTGTCACAGAG TTTGACCTGGTGTGCACAGATGCCTGGTTGGCAGATATGTTCCAAGCCACACTTAGTGTTGGCTTCTTAATTGGCAGTATTGCGACCGGATACCTAGCTGATAG GTTTGGTAGAAAAATGAGTTTCCTGATGTCCTGCCTTCTAAATGGAATTACAGGAATTCTAGTGGCGATATCCCCTAACTACATTGCCCTGCTGGTTTTCAGAACCCTATACGGCTTTGGGGTTAAGGGAGGTTGGATGGTAGCATATGTATTGA TCACAGAGGTGGTAGGCGTGGAGTACAGACGGACAGCGGGGGTGGTCTTTCAGATGTTCTTCAGTTTAGGCATCCTCCTACTGCCTCTCGTTGCTTACCTGATATCCAGCTGGCGCTGGCTGCAGGTGGCCATCACAGTGCCCTACTTCTTCTTTCTGTCATACTTCTG GTTTGTCCCCGAGTCGCCAAGGTGGCTTCTCTCCCAGAGAAATTCCAGCAGAGCTGTAGAGATAACTAAGGCAATAGCTAAAGAGAATAAGAAGACACTCTCCAAGAACATAGAG ACACTCAAAGATGATTCAGAATCCATTGCTGCCTCTTTCATGGACTTAATTAGGACTCCTAACATAAGAAAACATACACTCATCCTCAGTTTCAACTG GTTTACTAGTGCTGTGGTTTATCAGGGTCTGGTTATGCGTCTGGGAATCCTTGGAGGAAACGTCTACGTTGACTTCCTCATCTCCGGAATAGTGGAGTTCCCTGCTGCTATTCTCATCCTCTGCACCATTGACCGCATTGGGCGACGGCTCCCATTCGCAACGGCCAATATAGTGTCTGGAGCTGCATGTCTTATAGCAGCTTTCATTCCGGAGA ATATGTTCTGGTTCAAGACAGCAGTGGCTTGTATTGGTAGACTGGGTATCACTCTGGCCTTTGAAATGGTGGTGTTTGTAAACACTGAATTGTATCCCACCTTCATCAG GAATTTGGGTGTATCTGTATGCTCCACTCTGTGTGATGTTGGAGGAATTGTAGCTCCATTCCTGCTTTATAGGCTGGCTGTCATCTGGTTAGAGCTGCCACTCATCATTTTTG GAGCTCTGGCATTTGTTGCTGGGGCATTGGTGCTCCTGCTGCCTGAAACTAGAGGTGTACCTCTTCCCGAAACCATTGACGACATTGAACACCCGAACAG AAACAAAGAAGACACCGTGAAGAGTCATCAGATGGAGACTCTGTTGCACTCAGATGTGGCAACTAACAAAGAGAGTGTGACTGTCTGA
- the plg gene encoding plasminogen — protein MELYKVFLLLCFSLYSDVVRGQITESPDFLDKYIKTDGAWIITASKMQYIVKSAEECAVKCDTETLFTCRSFTHIEKDQYCITMPSNSKTDQVFRKIGAALYEKKEYLLECVTGIGTDYRGTKSRTKSQRLCQQWESSFPHKPNITPKTHPKADLESNYCRNPDGDSAGPWCYTTDPEKRWENCDIQDCTEECMHCSGENYRGKISTTEGGYTCQRWDSQKPHNHGYIPSVLPDKYLEENYCRNPDGEPRPWCFTTNPSKRWDFCPIPRCNSEPPTIVPDLTCATGDGSSYRGTVAVTVSGKTCQIWASQYPHKHSRTPENYPCKGLDKNYCRNPDKERSPWCYTADPETRWEYCTVPSCDGGPRPEEPIIAPAEDCYEGDGSSYRGVMSETISGKKCQFWTSMEPHAHQKTPQKFPNADLRRNLCRNPDGDRAPWCYTTDPSVRWEYCKIERCSSQLPFFHPKPTQSASKPLAPSPTAARPITVPTPVTGLPSCKDCKVGSGESYRGLTSKTVMGVTCQAWSSMTPHQHSTFTPVTHPDKGLESNQCRNPDNDVNGPWCYTTDPYKKWDYCQIPDCDGMKCGQPTIKPRRCFGRIVGGCVSKPHSWPWQISFRTSSGIHFCGGTLIDAQWVLTAAHCLERSKRPSAYMVYLGIHTEVGKESSKQVRNLEKIILEPTGKDIALLKLDRPAILNEKVLPVCLPEKDYVVPSGTECYVTGWGETQGTGGEGVLKETGFPVIENKICNSRAYLNNRVKDHEMCAGNIEGGTDSCQGDSGGPLVCFSQNTFLLQGVTSWGLGCANAMKPGVYARVSKFVDWIGKEMKANS, from the exons ATGGAGTTGTAcaaagtttttcttttgctctgctTTTCCCTTTATTCAG ATGTTGTGAGAGGACAGATTACAGAGAGcccag ATTTTCtggataaatatattaaaacagatGGTGCTTGGATAATCACAGCAAGTAAAATGCAGTACATTGTAAAATCAGCAGAAGAATGTGCAGTCAAGTGTGATACAGAAACTTTATTCACGTGCAG gtcttttacacacattgaaaaaGATCAGTACTGCATAACAATGCCATCCAATTCAAAGACAGACCAAGTGTTTCGTAAAATTGGTGCAGCCCTGTATGAAAAGAAAG AGTATTTACTGGAATGTGTGACGGGCATTGGCACTGACTACAGAGGGACAAAATCCAGAACAAAATCGCAGCGACTCTGTCAGCAATGGGAGAGTTCATTTCCCCACAAGCCAAA CATTACCCCTAAGACACATCCAAAAGCAGATCTGGAGTCCAATTACTGTCGAAACCCAGATGGAGACAGTGCAGGCCCTTGGTGCTACACCACAGACCCAGAAAAGAGATGGGAAAACTGCGATATCCAAGACTGCACTG AGGAATGTATGCACTGCAGTGGGGAAAACTACAGAGGCAAGATCTCGACTACCGAAGGAGGATATACCTGCCAGCGGTGGGACTCACAGAAACCCCATAACCATGGATACATTCCCTCGGT TCTTCCTGATAAGTACCTGGAGGAGAATTACTGCAGGAATCCTGATGGAGAACCCAGACCTTGGTGTTTCACCACCAATCCATCCAAACGATGGGACTTCTGCCCCATTCCTCGCTGCA ATTCTGAACCACCGACCATTGTGCCAGACCTGACCTGTGCTACAGGAGATGGTAGCTCATATAGAGGCACTGTTGCTGTGACAGTGTCTGGGAAAACCTGTCAGATCTGGGCATCTCAGTACCCTCATAAGCATTCTAGAACACCAGAGAATTACCCATGCAA AGGTCTTGATAAGAACTACTGCAGAAACCCCGACAAAGAGAGGAGTCCTTGGTGTTACACAGCAGACCCAGAGACACGCTGGGAGTACTGCACCGTGCCCAGCTGTGACGGTGGTCCCCGCCCTG AGGAGCCAATTATCGCTCCAGCTGAAGACTGTTATGAAGGAGATGGGAGCTCATATCGTGGAGTCATGTCAGAGACCATCAGTGGGAAGAAATGCCAATTCTGGACCTCTATGGAACCTCATGCACATCAGAAGACACCACAGAAATTTCCCAATGC AGACCTGAGACGAAACCTATGCAGGAACCCTGATGGAGACCGTGCTCCTTGGTGTTACACCACAGATCCCTCCGTGCGCTGGGAGTACTGTAAGATAGAGCGCTGCAGCAGTCAGCTCCCCTTTTTCCACCCAAAGCCCACTCAGTCTGCATCCAAACCCTTAGCCCCATCACCAACTGCTGCTCGTCCCATCACTGTACCCACGCCAGTCACAGGTCTGCCATCATGCA AAGATTGTAAGGTTGGTAGTGGCGAAAGTTACAGAGGTCTTACATCAAAGACTGTAATGGGTGTGACCTGTCAAGCCTGGAGTTCCATGACCCCCCACCAGCATTCTACTTTCACCCCTGTGACACATCCAGACAAGGGTCTGGAGTCCAAT CAATGCAGAAATCCTGATAATGATGTAAATGGACCTTGGTGTTACACTACGGATCCTTATAAGAAATGGGACTACTGTCAGATTCCAGACTGTG ATGGCATGAAGTGTGGACAGCCCACAATAAAACCAAGACGCTGCTTTGGCCGGATTGTTGGAGGATGTGTTTCTAAGCCTCACTCTTGGCCTTGGCAAATCAGTTTTAGGACCAG CTCTGGAATTCATTTTTGCGGAGGAACTTTAATCGATGCTCAGTGGGTCCTGACAGCAGCACACTGCCTTGAAAG ATCTAAGAGACCATCAGCATACATGGTGTATCTGGGAATCCACACAGAGGTTGGAAAAGAGTCATCCAAACAGGTCCGTAACCTGGAAAAGATTATATTGGAACCAACAGGGAAGGATATCGCACTTCTCAAGCTGGACAG GCCAGCAATTCTAAATGAAAAGGTGTTGCCTGTATGCTTACCAGAGAAAGATTATGTTGTGCCAAGTGGGACAGAATGCTACGTTACAGGATGGGGGGAAACACAAG GAACGGGTGGAGAAGGTGTTTTGAAAGAGACTGGCTTCCCTGTcattgaaaacaaaatatgtaacagcAGAGCCTACTTAAACAATCGGGTGAAGGACCATGAGATGTGTGCAGGAAACATAGAGGGAGGAACTGACAGCTGTCAg ggtgACAGTGGGGGCCCTCTTGTTTGCTTCTCCCAGAATACCTTCCTTCTTCAGGGAGTGACCTCATGGGGACTTGGCTGCGCTAATGCCATGAAGCCTGGCGTGTATGCCCGTGTCTCTAAATTTGTTGACTGGATTGGAAAAGAGATGAAAGCAAATTCTTGA